A single Pseudomonas brassicacearum DNA region contains:
- the fabD gene encoding ACP S-malonyltransferase gives MSASLAFVFPGQGSQSLGMLAELGAQYPLILETFKEASDALGCDLWALTQQGPEDRLNQTDKTQPAILTASIALWRLWLAEGGARPAFVAGHSLGEYSALVAAGSLSLGDAVKLVERRGQLMQEAVPAGQGGMAAILGLEDADVLAACAEAAQGDVVSAVNFNSPGQVVIAGAKAAVERAIEGCKARGAKRAMPLPVSVPSHCELMRPAAERFAESIAAIDWQAPQIPVVQNVSANVAPDLETLKRDLLEQLYKPVRWVESVQTLAAKGATELVECGPGKVLAGLNKRCAEGVSTSNLNTPDAFAAARAAQA, from the coding sequence ATGTCTGCTTCCCTCGCATTCGTCTTTCCAGGACAGGGCTCGCAGTCCCTCGGCATGCTGGCCGAGCTGGGCGCGCAATACCCGCTGATCCTCGAAACATTCAAAGAAGCTTCCGATGCGCTCGGCTGTGACCTCTGGGCGCTGACCCAGCAAGGGCCGGAAGATCGCCTCAATCAAACCGATAAAACCCAACCGGCCATCCTGACCGCCTCAATCGCATTGTGGCGTCTGTGGCTGGCTGAAGGCGGCGCGCGCCCGGCGTTCGTCGCCGGTCATAGCCTGGGCGAATACAGCGCCCTCGTAGCCGCTGGCAGCCTGAGCCTGGGCGACGCGGTGAAGCTGGTGGAGCGTCGTGGCCAGTTGATGCAGGAGGCGGTTCCGGCCGGGCAGGGCGGCATGGCCGCGATCCTTGGCCTGGAAGACGCTGATGTGCTGGCCGCCTGTGCCGAAGCGGCGCAAGGCGATGTGGTCAGTGCGGTGAACTTCAACTCCCCGGGCCAGGTGGTCATCGCCGGTGCCAAGGCCGCTGTCGAGCGCGCCATCGAGGGCTGCAAGGCCCGTGGTGCCAAGCGCGCCATGCCGCTGCCGGTCAGCGTGCCGTCGCACTGCGAACTGATGCGTCCGGCTGCCGAGCGCTTTGCCGAATCCATCGCCGCCATCGACTGGCAGGCCCCGCAGATTCCCGTGGTACAGAACGTCAGCGCCAATGTGGCGCCGGATCTCGAGACCCTCAAGCGTGATCTGCTGGAGCAACTCTACAAGCCGGTTCGCTGGGTCGAATCGGTGCAGACCCTGGCGGCCAAGGGCGCGACCGAGCTGGTCGAATGCGGTCCTGGCAAAGTGCTGGCAGGCCTGAACAAACGCTGCGCCGAAGGCGTGTCGACTTCCAACCTCAACACCCCAGACGCCTTCGCTGCCGCCCGTGCAGCGCAGGCCTGA
- the plsX gene encoding phosphate acyltransferase PlsX: protein MSAQVIAIDAMGGDFGPRSIVQASLACLNATPSLHLTLVGQPSLLEEMLSGQSAVDRARLTIAPASEIITMDEKPAQVLRGKPDASMRVALELLRDGKVQACVSAGNTGALMALSRYVLKTLPGIDRPAMVAAIPTQRGFCQLLDLGANVDCSAEHLLQFAVMGSVAAETLGIVRPRVALLNIGTEDIKGNQQVKLAATLLQGARGINYIGFVEGDGLYRGEADVVVCDGFVGNILLKSSEGLATMIGQRIETLFKQSFVSRVVGALALPLMRRLQADLAPARHNGASFLGLQGIVIKSHGSAGVQGFQSAINRAVIEIQENLPKRLHGRLEDLLT, encoded by the coding sequence TTGTCCGCTCAAGTCATCGCGATTGACGCAATGGGCGGGGACTTCGGTCCCCGCAGCATTGTTCAGGCCAGTCTTGCTTGTCTGAATGCTACGCCCTCGTTGCACCTGACCCTCGTCGGTCAACCCTCCCTCCTGGAAGAAATGCTCAGCGGCCAATCGGCTGTCGATCGCGCGCGCCTGACGATTGCCCCGGCGTCCGAAATCATCACCATGGACGAAAAGCCGGCTCAGGTCCTGCGCGGCAAGCCTGATGCTTCGATGCGGGTGGCCCTTGAGTTGCTGCGCGATGGCAAGGTCCAGGCATGCGTCAGTGCCGGCAATACCGGTGCGTTGATGGCGCTGTCGCGCTACGTGCTCAAGACCTTGCCGGGTATCGACCGGCCTGCGATGGTGGCAGCGATCCCGACCCAGCGTGGGTTTTGTCAGTTGCTGGACCTGGGGGCCAACGTCGATTGCAGTGCCGAGCATTTGCTGCAGTTCGCGGTGATGGGCTCGGTCGCGGCGGAAACTCTGGGCATCGTGCGCCCTCGTGTGGCGTTGCTGAACATCGGCACCGAAGACATCAAGGGCAACCAGCAGGTCAAGCTGGCGGCCACGCTGCTGCAGGGTGCGCGGGGCATCAACTACATCGGCTTCGTCGAAGGCGATGGCTTGTACCGTGGCGAGGCCGATGTGGTGGTATGCGATGGCTTCGTTGGCAATATCCTGCTCAAGTCCAGCGAGGGGCTGGCGACCATGATCGGCCAGCGTATCGAGACCTTGTTCAAGCAAAGCTTCGTCTCGCGGGTAGTCGGCGCCCTGGCACTGCCGTTGATGCGACGGTTGCAGGCCGACCTGGCGCCGGCGCGGCACAACGGTGCGAGTTTCCTCGGGTTGCAAGGGATCGTGATCAAGAGCCACGGCTCGGCGGGCGTGCAGGGTTTTCAGAGTGCGATCAACCGGGCAGTGATCGAGATCCAGGAAAACCTGCCGAAGCGCCTGCACGGTCGCCTCGAGGATTTGTTAACTTAG
- the tmk gene encoding dTMP kinase has product MTGLFITLEGPEGAGKSTNREYLAECLRAAGIEVVLTREPGGTPLAERIREVLLAPIDEVMNPDTELLLVFAARAQHLAEVIRPALARGAVVLCDRFTDSTYAYQGGGRGLSVERIAALETFVQGDLRPDLTLVFDLPVEIGLARASARGRLDRFELEGQAFFNAVRNAFLSRAKADPARYVLIDAAQPLTQVQQSLDGLLPRLLERVRG; this is encoded by the coding sequence GTGACTGGCTTGTTTATAACGCTGGAAGGCCCGGAAGGCGCCGGCAAGAGCACCAACCGCGAATACCTGGCCGAATGCCTGCGGGCTGCCGGCATCGAGGTGGTGTTGACCCGCGAGCCGGGCGGTACGCCGCTGGCCGAGCGAATTCGCGAGGTGCTGCTGGCGCCCATTGACGAAGTCATGAACCCCGACACCGAGCTGTTGCTGGTGTTCGCGGCCAGGGCACAGCATCTGGCCGAGGTGATTCGCCCGGCGCTGGCCCGTGGCGCGGTGGTGCTCTGCGATCGTTTTACCGATTCGACCTATGCCTACCAGGGCGGCGGCCGGGGCCTGTCCGTGGAGCGCATCGCCGCGTTGGAAACCTTTGTCCAGGGTGACCTGCGGCCAGACCTGACCCTGGTGTTCGACCTGCCGGTGGAAATTGGCCTGGCCCGCGCCAGTGCCCGTGGGCGACTGGATCGTTTCGAGCTTGAGGGCCAGGCTTTCTTCAACGCCGTGCGCAATGCCTTCCTGAGTCGCGCAAAGGCCGATCCGGCGCGTTACGTGCTGATCGATGCCGCGCAACCGCTGACCCAGGTCCAGCAGTCCCTGGACGGCTTGCTGCCGCGTTTGCTGGAGCGTGTCCGTGGCTGA
- a CDS encoding DNA polymerase III subunit delta' gives MAEAYPWQDGLWQQLAGRAQHAHAYLLHGPAGIGKRALAERLMASLLCQRPGISNACGECKSCLLLKAGSHPDNYVLEPEEADKAIKVDQVRDLVSFVVQTSQMGGRKVVLIEPVESMNINAANALLKSLEEPSGDTVLLLVSHQPSRLLPTIKSRCVQQACPLPSEAMSLQWLAQALPDSSDEERVELLTLAAGSPLAAVSLQAQGVREQRALVVDGVKKLLKQQQSPTQLAEGWNAIPLLLLFDWFCDWSSLILRYQLTEDEAGLGLADMRKVIQYLAQKSSQDKILNIQDWILAQRQKVLGKANLNRVLLLEALLVQWASLPGRN, from the coding sequence GTGGCTGAAGCCTATCCGTGGCAAGACGGTCTCTGGCAGCAACTGGCTGGTCGTGCCCAGCATGCCCATGCCTATCTGTTGCATGGCCCGGCCGGCATCGGCAAGCGGGCACTGGCCGAGCGCCTGATGGCCAGCCTGCTGTGCCAGCGTCCGGGTATCTCCAATGCCTGCGGCGAGTGCAAGTCCTGCCTGCTGCTCAAGGCGGGCAGCCATCCCGACAATTATGTGCTGGAGCCGGAAGAGGCGGACAAGGCGATCAAGGTCGACCAGGTTCGGGACTTGGTCAGCTTCGTGGTCCAGACCTCACAGATGGGCGGGCGCAAGGTGGTGCTGATCGAGCCGGTCGAGTCGATGAACATCAACGCCGCCAACGCCTTGCTCAAGAGTCTCGAAGAACCTTCCGGCGATACCGTGCTGTTGCTGGTCAGCCATCAGCCGAGTCGCTTGCTGCCGACCATCAAGAGTCGCTGCGTGCAACAGGCCTGCCCGCTGCCGAGCGAGGCGATGAGCTTGCAATGGCTGGCCCAGGCCTTGCCCGACAGCAGCGACGAAGAGCGTGTCGAACTGCTGACCCTGGCGGCCGGCTCGCCCCTGGCGGCTGTCAGCCTTCAGGCTCAGGGCGTGCGGGAGCAGCGGGCCTTGGTGGTGGACGGGGTCAAGAAACTGCTCAAGCAGCAGCAATCCCCCACGCAACTGGCCGAGGGCTGGAACGCGATCCCGTTGCTCTTGCTGTTTGACTGGTTCTGCGACTGGTCGAGCCTGATCCTGCGCTACCAACTGACCGAGGACGAGGCCGGCCTGGGGTTGGCGGACATGCGCAAGGTGATCCAGTACCTGGCGCAAAAAAGCAGCCAGGATAAAATCTTGAACATTCAGGACTGGATTCTTGCCCAACGTCAGAAGGTGCTGGGCAAAGCGAACCTCAATCGGGTGCTGTTGCTTGAAGCGCTGTTGGTGCAGTGGGCGAGTTTGCCTGGTCGAAACTGA
- a CDS encoding S49 family peptidase has translation MTDEWKAPAKASADNGDEKSWKLLEKTLLAGVEEQRRARRWGIFFKCLVFIYLFFGLAMIFQAFDGKKISGGGSAYTAVIDIEGIIADKEAASADNIIGSLQAAFEDSKVKGVVLRINSPGGSPVQSGYVYDEIVRLRALHPDTKVYAVISDLGASGAYYIASAADQIYADKASLVGSIGVTAAGYGFVGTMEKLGVERRVYTSGEHKSFLDPFQPQKPEEAAFWQGVLDTTHKQFIASVKKGRGERLKDKEHPELFSGLVWSGEQALPLGLIDGLGSASSVARDVIGQKDLVDFTIEESPFDRFSKKLGASIAEHLAMWMGFQGPALR, from the coding sequence ATGACCGATGAATGGAAGGCACCGGCCAAGGCGAGCGCTGACAACGGTGATGAAAAAAGCTGGAAGCTGCTGGAAAAGACTTTGCTGGCCGGTGTGGAGGAACAGCGTCGTGCGCGCCGCTGGGGGATCTTCTTCAAGTGCCTGGTCTTTATCTATCTGTTTTTCGGCTTGGCGATGATCTTCCAGGCTTTTGATGGGAAGAAAATTTCGGGAGGTGGTTCGGCCTATACGGCGGTCATCGACATTGAGGGCATAATTGCCGACAAGGAGGCGGCCAGCGCGGATAACATCATTGGCAGCCTGCAGGCTGCGTTCGAGGATTCGAAGGTCAAGGGCGTGGTGCTGCGCATCAACAGCCCGGGTGGTAGCCCGGTGCAATCGGGGTATGTTTACGACGAGATCGTTCGGTTGCGCGCATTGCACCCGGATACCAAGGTGTATGCCGTCATTTCCGATCTCGGTGCTTCCGGTGCCTATTACATTGCCAGTGCGGCGGACCAGATCTATGCCGACAAGGCCAGCCTGGTGGGCTCCATTGGTGTGACAGCGGCCGGCTATGGCTTTGTCGGGACCATGGAGAAACTGGGTGTGGAGCGTCGGGTGTATACCTCTGGCGAGCATAAGTCCTTCCTTGATCCGTTCCAGCCGCAAAAGCCTGAAGAGGCTGCTTTTTGGCAGGGCGTGCTCGACACGACCCACAAGCAGTTCATTGCCAGCGTCAAGAAGGGCAGGGGCGAGCGCCTGAAGGACAAGGAGCATCCGGAGCTGTTTTCCGGGCTGGTCTGGTCGGGAGAGCAGGCATTGCCGCTGGGCCTGATCGACGGCTTGGGCAGTGCCAGTTCGGTGGCGCGGGATGTGATCGGTCAGAAGGACCTGGTGGACTTCACGATCGAAGAGTCGCCGTTCGATCGTTTCTCGAAAAAGCTGGGGGCAAGCATCGCCGAGCATCTGGCGATGTGGATGGGCTTCCAGGGGCCAGCGCTGCGCTAG
- the pabC gene encoding aminodeoxychorismate lyase: MESWVDGQPADVLSLKDRGLAYGDGLFETLAVHDGRPVLLDRHLQRLEAGCRRLALNVDMTALSAELNAYARCLGDGVLKLIVTRGDSLRGYAADPSRPARRILQASPPAAYPIAHAEQGVLLFPCSVRLSEQPLLAGLKHLNRLEQVLARAEWSDGQYAEGLMLDVTGRVIEGVFSNLFLVRDGVLFTADLSRCGVAGVMRAELLFQAKSQGIATQITDISLEQLHQADEVFVCNSVYGVWPVRGCGSARWSVGPLTRKLQTLARALLDV, translated from the coding sequence ATGGAAAGCTGGGTCGACGGTCAGCCGGCCGACGTCCTGTCGCTGAAAGATCGCGGCCTGGCTTACGGCGATGGGTTGTTCGAGACCCTCGCCGTGCACGATGGCCGGCCAGTGTTGCTGGACCGCCACCTGCAGCGCCTGGAAGCCGGCTGCCGACGGTTGGCGCTCAACGTCGACATGACCGCGTTGAGCGCTGAGCTCAATGCCTATGCCCGCTGCCTGGGCGACGGCGTGCTGAAGCTGATCGTGACCCGTGGCGACAGTCTGCGCGGTTATGCCGCAGATCCCTCGAGGCCGGCCCGACGCATCCTGCAAGCAAGCCCACCAGCCGCGTATCCCATCGCCCATGCCGAGCAAGGCGTTCTCCTGTTTCCTTGCTCCGTGCGGTTGTCCGAGCAGCCCTTGCTCGCCGGCCTCAAGCATCTCAATCGCCTGGAACAAGTGCTGGCCCGTGCCGAATGGAGCGACGGGCAGTACGCCGAAGGCTTGATGCTGGATGTGACCGGGCGGGTGATCGAAGGTGTGTTCAGCAACCTGTTCCTGGTGCGCGATGGTGTGTTGTTCACGGCGGACCTGAGCCGTTGCGGCGTGGCCGGTGTGATGCGCGCAGAATTATTGTTTCAAGCCAAGTCTCAAGGCATCGCCACGCAAATCACCGACATCAGTCTCGAACAGCTGCACCAGGCTGATGAAGTCTTTGTCTGCAACAGCGTTTATGGCGTGTGGCCGGTACGCGGATGCGGTTCGGCGCGCTGGTCGGTTGGCCCGCTCACCCGTAAACTGCAGACCCTTGCCCGTGCCCTATTGGATGTTTGA
- a CDS encoding Maf family protein: MLPLLLASSSVYRRELLARLGLPFVCSSPDIDESHRPGELALELVKRLAREKALALADSHPAHLIIGSDQVAVLGERILGKPHTFEKAREQLLAASGAKVTFLTGLALLNSQTGACQVDCIPFTVNMRTLDPERVERYLRAEQPYDCAGSFKAEGLGVSLFQSTEGPDATSLIGLPLIRLVDMLLAEGVQVP; this comes from the coding sequence ATGCTGCCTTTATTACTTGCCTCAAGCTCGGTCTATCGCCGGGAATTGCTTGCCCGCCTGGGACTGCCGTTCGTCTGCAGCTCACCCGACATCGACGAAAGCCATCGCCCCGGCGAGCTCGCCCTCGAACTGGTCAAGCGCCTGGCCCGGGAAAAAGCCTTGGCACTGGCCGACAGCCACCCGGCGCACCTGATCATCGGTTCAGACCAGGTCGCCGTGCTCGGCGAACGCATTCTGGGCAAGCCTCACACCTTCGAGAAGGCTCGCGAACAACTGCTGGCCGCCAGCGGCGCCAAGGTCACGTTCCTGACCGGCCTGGCACTGCTCAACAGCCAGACCGGCGCCTGCCAGGTCGATTGCATTCCGTTTACCGTCAACATGCGCACCCTGGACCCAGAGCGCGTCGAACGCTACCTGCGGGCCGAGCAACCTTACGACTGCGCCGGCAGCTTCAAGGCCGAGGGACTTGGCGTAAGCCTGTTCCAGAGCACCGAAGGGCCGGACGCCACCAGCCTGATCGGCCTGCCGCTGATTCGCCTTGTGGATATGTTGCTGGCCGAGGGCGTGCAGGTTCCCTGA
- a CDS encoding YceD family protein: MLNDPIPPHVDPRKLADRGTTLQGELLLADLKRLCDPLSDDVGTVQAKFVFERDERKSVVIHSFIDTEVKMVCQRCLELVTLPIHSECSYAVVKEGANTQSLPKGYDVLELGEDPLDLQSLIEEELLLALPIVPAHHPEECQQPAGADEPEPSEDEVTRSNPFSVLAQLKRDPNV; encoded by the coding sequence ATGTTGAATGACCCGATTCCACCTCACGTTGACCCGCGCAAATTGGCTGACCGTGGCACCACCCTTCAAGGTGAACTGCTGCTGGCCGATTTGAAGAGACTCTGCGACCCGCTTTCCGACGATGTCGGTACGGTCCAGGCCAAATTCGTTTTTGAACGAGATGAACGTAAATCTGTGGTTATCCACAGCTTTATCGACACTGAAGTCAAAATGGTTTGCCAGCGTTGTCTTGAGCTGGTCACCCTGCCGATCCACAGCGAGTGCAGTTACGCCGTGGTGAAGGAGGGTGCGAATACCCAGTCGTTGCCGAAAGGTTATGACGTGCTGGAACTGGGCGAAGATCCATTGGATCTGCAGTCACTGATCGAGGAGGAGCTTCTGCTCGCCTTGCCCATTGTGCCTGCTCATCATCCGGAAGAATGCCAGCAGCCGGCGGGAGCAGATGAGCCCGAACCGAGCGAGGACGAGGTAACGCGGTCCAACCCGTTCAGTGTATTGGCGCAGTTAAAGCGTGACCCAAACGTTTAG
- the fabF gene encoding beta-ketoacyl-ACP synthase II, with the protein MSRRRVVVTGMGMLSPLGTDVPSSWQGILAGRSGIGLIEHTDLSAYSTRFGGSVKGFNVEEYLSVKEARKLDLFIQYGLAAGFQAVRNAGLEVTDANRERIGVAMGSGIGGLTNIEETSRTLHESGPRRISPFFVPGSIINMISGFLSIHLGAQGPNYAIATACTTGTHCIGMAARNIMYDEADVMIAGGAEMAACGLGMGGFGASRALSTRNDEPARASRPWDKGRDGFVLSDGAGALVLEELEHAKARGATIYAELIGFGTSGDAYHMTSPPADGAGAARCIANALRDAKLNGEQVQYINAHGTSTPAGDLAEARAIKTVFGEHAYKLAVSSTKSMTGHLLGAAGAVEAIFSVLAINSQTAPPTINLDEPDEGCDLDFVPHTARSMDIDVVLSNSFGFGGTNGSLVFRRFAG; encoded by the coding sequence GTGTCGCGTAGACGCGTCGTAGTCACCGGTATGGGTATGTTGTCGCCACTGGGCACGGATGTGCCGAGCAGTTGGCAGGGCATTCTGGCTGGCCGCAGTGGCATTGGTCTGATCGAACACACCGACCTTTCTGCCTATTCCACCCGTTTTGGCGGCTCGGTAAAGGGCTTCAATGTCGAGGAATACCTGTCGGTCAAGGAAGCTCGCAAGCTTGACCTGTTCATTCAATACGGCCTGGCAGCCGGTTTCCAGGCCGTGCGCAACGCCGGGCTGGAAGTCACCGACGCCAACCGTGAACGCATCGGCGTGGCCATGGGCTCGGGTATTGGCGGCTTGACCAATATCGAAGAAACCAGCCGCACGCTGCACGAGTCGGGGCCGCGACGGATTTCTCCGTTCTTCGTGCCGGGCTCGATCATCAACATGATTTCCGGTTTCCTGTCCATCCACCTGGGTGCCCAGGGACCCAACTACGCCATTGCCACGGCGTGCACCACCGGGACCCACTGCATCGGCATGGCCGCGCGCAACATCATGTATGACGAAGCTGACGTGATGATTGCCGGTGGCGCCGAGATGGCGGCTTGTGGCCTGGGCATGGGTGGCTTTGGTGCTTCCCGCGCGCTGTCGACCCGCAACGACGAGCCCGCTCGCGCGAGCCGACCATGGGACAAGGGCCGTGATGGCTTCGTGTTGTCCGACGGTGCCGGTGCGCTGGTGCTCGAGGAGCTGGAGCACGCCAAGGCGCGCGGCGCGACCATCTATGCCGAGCTGATCGGCTTTGGTACCAGTGGCGATGCGTACCACATGACGTCGCCACCGGCCGATGGCGCCGGTGCTGCCCGTTGCATCGCCAACGCCTTGCGTGATGCGAAACTCAACGGCGAGCAGGTGCAGTACATCAACGCCCACGGCACTTCGACCCCGGCCGGCGACCTGGCCGAAGCCCGGGCGATCAAGACCGTGTTCGGTGAGCACGCGTACAAGCTGGCGGTCAGCTCGACCAAGTCCATGACCGGTCACCTGCTGGGTGCGGCGGGGGCGGTGGAAGCGATCTTCAGCGTCCTGGCGATCAACAGTCAGACAGCGCCGCCGACCATCAACCTCGATGAACCGGACGAAGGCTGCGACCTGGACTTCGTGCCGCACACCGCCCGCAGCATGGACATCGATGTGGTGCTGTCCAACTCCTTCGGCTTTGGCGGGACCAACGGTTCGCTGGTGTTCCGCCGGTTCGCCGGTTGA
- the mltG gene encoding endolytic transglycosylase MltG: protein MRRKFLLLLETGLVLAGLLLGASAWKIHSALQQPLNITQEELLDVPNGTTPTGTLKRLEADGLIKDAFWLRVYWRFNLAGQPLHSGEYRMVPGMTMEGLIGVWKRGDVVQYSVTLVEGWNFRQVRAALSKDEKLQQTLTGLSDSQVMDRLGHSGIFPEGRFFPDTYRFVRGTSDVDLLKKAYDRLEDVLAKEWAQRAADVPYTQPYQALIMASLVEKETGVPRERAQIAGVFVRRMRLGMLLQTDPTVIYGLGERYTGKLTRAHLREENPYNTYLIPGLPPTPIAMVGREAIHAALNPASGNSLYFVARGDGSHVFSDNLESHNNAVREFQLKRRADYRSSPAPATPDEPAPTPAASPDTAPEDVPQVPPQQPAPEPDASEPPSPQ, encoded by the coding sequence GTGAGACGTAAATTCTTGCTGCTGCTGGAGACCGGCCTGGTTCTGGCAGGGCTGTTGTTGGGCGCTTCGGCCTGGAAGATTCACTCGGCGCTGCAACAGCCGCTGAACATTACCCAGGAAGAACTGCTGGACGTGCCCAACGGGACCACCCCGACCGGAACCCTCAAGCGCCTCGAAGCCGATGGCTTGATCAAGGATGCCTTCTGGCTTCGGGTCTATTGGCGCTTCAATCTCGCCGGCCAGCCGCTGCACTCCGGTGAATATCGGATGGTGCCGGGCATGACCATGGAAGGCCTGATCGGTGTCTGGAAACGCGGAGACGTGGTGCAGTACAGCGTGACGCTGGTGGAGGGCTGGAATTTCCGTCAGGTGCGCGCCGCGCTGAGCAAGGATGAAAAACTCCAGCAGACCCTCACCGGCCTGAGCGACAGCCAGGTGATGGACCGTCTTGGTCACTCCGGGATATTTCCCGAAGGCCGGTTCTTCCCGGACACCTATCGCTTTGTGCGCGGCACCTCGGATGTCGACCTGCTGAAAAAAGCCTACGACCGCTTGGAAGACGTGCTTGCCAAGGAGTGGGCGCAGCGTGCCGCCGACGTGCCTTACACCCAGCCGTATCAAGCACTGATCATGGCGTCGCTGGTGGAGAAGGAAACCGGCGTGCCCCGGGAGCGCGCGCAAATTGCCGGCGTTTTTGTGCGACGCATGCGCCTGGGCATGTTGCTGCAGACCGATCCTACGGTGATCTATGGTCTGGGTGAGCGCTACACCGGCAAACTCACCCGCGCCCATTTGAGAGAAGAAAACCCCTATAACACTTACCTGATCCCAGGCTTGCCGCCGACGCCGATTGCGATGGTGGGGCGCGAAGCGATTCATGCGGCATTGAACCCGGCGTCGGGCAATAGCCTTTACTTCGTCGCGCGCGGCGACGGCAGCCACGTGTTTTCCGATAACCTGGAGTCGCACAACAACGCGGTGCGCGAATTCCAGCTCAAGCGCCGTGCCGATTACCGCTCCAGCCCGGCCCCGGCAACGCCGGACGAGCCGGCGCCGACCCCGGCGGCATCACCCGATACGGCACCTGAAGACGTCCCCCAGGTGCCGCCCCAGCAACCTGCCCCTGAACCGGATGCCAGCGAGCCGCCGAGCCCGCAATGA
- the acpP gene encoding acyl carrier protein, which produces MSTIEERVKKIVAEQLGVKEEEVVNTASFVEDLGADSLDTVELVMALEEEFETEIPDEEAEKITTVQAAIDYVTSHQA; this is translated from the coding sequence ATGAGCACCATCGAAGAGCGCGTCAAGAAAATCGTTGCCGAGCAACTGGGCGTTAAAGAAGAAGAAGTTGTGAACACCGCTTCCTTCGTTGAAGACCTGGGTGCCGACTCCCTTGACACTGTTGAGCTGGTGATGGCTCTGGAAGAGGAATTCGAGACCGAAATTCCTGACGAAGAAGCTGAGAAGATCACTACTGTACAAGCTGCTATCGACTACGTTACCAGCCACCAGGCGTAA
- the fabG gene encoding 3-oxoacyl-ACP reductase FabG, whose protein sequence is MSLQGKVALVTGASRGIGQAIALELGRQGAIVIGTATSASGAERIAATLKENGIQGTGLELNVTSDESVAAVLASIQEQFGAPAILVNNAGITRDNLMMRMKDDEWFDVVDTNLNSLYRLSKGVLRGMTKARWGRIISIGSVVGAMGNAGQVNYAAAKAGLEGFSRALAREVGSRSITVNSVAPGFIDTDMTRELPEAQREALLTQIPLGRLGQAQEIASVVAFLASDGAAYVTGATIPVNGGMYMS, encoded by the coding sequence ATGAGTCTGCAAGGTAAAGTTGCACTGGTGACCGGTGCAAGCCGTGGCATCGGCCAGGCCATCGCCCTGGAACTGGGTCGTCAAGGCGCCATCGTTATTGGCACCGCGACTTCCGCTTCGGGCGCCGAGCGTATCGCCGCGACCCTGAAAGAAAACGGCATCCAAGGCACCGGCCTCGAGCTGAACGTCACCAGCGACGAATCCGTTGCGGCGGTGCTGGCAAGCATTCAGGAGCAGTTCGGTGCGCCGGCGATCCTGGTCAATAATGCCGGTATCACCCGCGATAACCTGATGATGCGCATGAAAGATGACGAGTGGTTCGACGTGGTCGACACCAACCTGAACAGTCTGTACCGGCTGTCCAAGGGCGTTCTGCGTGGCATGACCAAGGCTCGCTGGGGTCGAATTATCAGTATCGGTTCGGTTGTGGGTGCCATGGGCAACGCAGGCCAAGTAAACTATGCTGCGGCGAAGGCCGGTCTGGAAGGTTTCAGTCGTGCGCTGGCGCGTGAAGTGGGTTCGCGCTCGATTACGGTAAACTCGGTTGCACCGGGTTTCATCGATACCGACATGACCCGTGAACTGCCAGAAGCACAGCGTGAAGCCTTGTTGACGCAGATTCCGCTGGGTCGTCTGGGGCAAGCTCAAGAAATCGCGTCCGTGGTCGCTTTTCTTGCGTCGGACGGTGCGGCATACGTGACCGGGGCTACAATCCCGGTAAACGGCGGGATGTACATGAGTTAA
- the rpmF gene encoding 50S ribosomal protein L32, which translates to MAVQQNKKSRSARDMRRSHDALEASTLSVEKTTGEVHLRHHVSPEGVYRGRKVIDKGADE; encoded by the coding sequence ATGGCTGTTCAGCAGAACAAAAAATCCCGCTCTGCCCGTGACATGCGCCGTTCGCACGACGCTCTCGAGGCTAGCACCCTGTCTGTAGAAAAAACCACTGGTGAAGTTCACCTGCGTCACCACGTATCGCCTGAAGGCGTATACCGTGGCCGTAAAGTGATCGACAAGGGCGCCGACGAGTAA